TTACTTTTGACGATATAGGAACAGTCGCTGTTACATATGGACCCGGCCTTGTAGGTGCCCTGCTTGTTGGATTATCCTGTGCAAAGGGCATAAGCTTTGCGAGGGATATACCTCTTATAGGGGTGAATCACATAGAAGGTCATATATTTGCAAATTTTATACAGCACAAGCAGCTTGAACCGCCTTTTATTTGCCTTGTGGCATCAGGAGGGCACAGCCATCTAGTATATGTGAAGGATTACTGTGAATACGAGATAATGGGCAGAACGCGGGATGATGCAGCGGGAGAAGCATTTGACAAGGTTGCCAGAGTGTTGGGGCTTGGTTATCCTGGAGGACCTTTAATAGATAAAGTAGCTAAAAAAGGGGATGCTCAGGCTATAGATTTTCCAAGAGCCTATCTTGAGGAAGAAAGCTTTGATTTTAGTTTTAGCGGTTTAAAATCCTCAGTGTTAAATTACTTAAATAATCAAAAACAAAAAGGAATAGAGATTTCAGTAGAAGATGTGGCGGCAAGCTTTCAACAGTCAGTGATAGAAGTATTAGTCAATAAGACTATAAGTGCTGCAAAAGAAAAGGAGATGGAAACTGTAACCTTGGCAGGGGGGGTTGCTTCAAACAGCCTGTTGAGAAGCACTATGCAGCAAAAATGCATAGAAAACGGTTTTTCTCTTTATTATCCGGATCCTGTTTTATGTACAGATAATGCTGCTATGATAGGGTGTGCGGCATATTATAGGTATAAGAAAAAAGATTTTGCTAAGTTAGACTTAAATGCAGTTCCTAATTTAAAACTCCAGTAAATTTATTATGTATACCAACAACATGTTATTTTTTTATTAACATGTTGTTGATAGAGCAGTTTGTGGATATTGTGGAAAAATGATA
This genomic window from Clostridia bacterium contains:
- the tsaD gene encoding tRNA (adenosine(37)-N6)-threonylcarbamoyltransferase complex transferase subunit TsaD, translating into TFDDIGTVAVTYGPGLVGALLVGLSCAKGISFARDIPLIGVNHIEGHIFANFIQHKQLEPPFICLVASGGHSHLVYVKDYCEYEIMGRTRDDAAGEAFDKVARVLGLGYPGGPLIDKVAKKGDAQAIDFPRAYLEEESFDFSFSGLKSSVLNYLNNQKQKGIEISVEDVAASFQQSVIEVLVNKTISAAKEKEMETVTLAGGVASNSLLRSTMQQKCIENGFSLYYPDPVLCTDNAAMIGCAAYYRYKKKDFAKLDLNAVPNLKLQ